The nucleotide sequence GTCACGTGGATCTTgcattttctcttttttttttgcgtgcatttcttttttctccctctctctctctaaCGCAGTTTCTCCGTTCAAAACCCATCTCATCTCCCCTGCTTTTCCTTAAATTctgtatttcttttctttttctacAGGGTGAGgttttttccctttttttaaTGCCCAATTCGAAGCCTGGCGGAcgtgtttttcttttataatGTTGACTTCTCTGTGgatgtttgtttgtttgtttgtggGTCACGTGATCTGTGCAACATCATTACTAGATTCGATACATAtgcatgtatatatatgtatatatatgtggaGAATGTTAAGAGTCGTTTTTGCCTCAAAATGTACCGTCTCCAAGTAGCGTTGCCGCCTGGCGTGCTAGTATGCCTGCAGATTCAGAAAACGTAGACCTTCTGGAAGTCTGAGCGCCTCCCTGAGGCAATGAGGACTGGTTTGGATTCTGGCTCTTTGGCAAGGCTACATTGTCGAACTCTGTAGTAACGACGCTTCCCACGAGATGCGGGGTTCTGGTTTTGTCTCCTGTCCAGCTGTCACCGGAATTGGACTGTGACGACGATAGGGTTGATATCGTCAGGAGTGATGATCTTCCCAGTCTTGAAAGGCCACCTTTGCCGTCTGCGGTTCTGACCGTGATACGAATACGCTCGAGCAACGAGAGTTTCTTTCTGTCGTACTCTATCTTTCTGAGGACAAATTCTCTTATGGCTTGCGATAAAGCTTCTTCGAAATATGTTAGCCATCTTTGTCTCTCGATGAGCATGTTGGCAGTGattctcttcaattttagTGTGAGTTCGTGTTCGTTCTTGGTAGCCTCTTTCAGTTGTCTAATGGAATCGTCGACTTTGAGCGGGTTGATGTCTCTTTTTGCTCTCAATTTTCTTGCGTTCTCTTGTCTTTGTTTTGAGAGTTGTTGAGCTTGTAATAGTTCTCGCATGATGAAGTGACGGTTTGTTAGTGCCTCTTTTATGATGTACGAATCGCGCTCGATACCCTCTAGAGGATCATATAGTGTCGCCATGTCAAGATTGGCAACAATGCTGTCAACATCACCAATGGCTGTTATCACACGTCCAAACTTATGGTACAAGTCGGAACTGTCTATAGATAAGGGTTGGAAAGCTTGGCCAAACTGGTTCACCTCCTGACTCAATTGTCTTCTGATGGTAGACATTTTGAGCAATTTAGCCTTTATATCTTGCGTGGAAAGATATAAAGACTTAATCAAGGGTCTGAACTCTGCAAGAGTGAGATTTTCATCATAAGGCGGTGTGAGTTGCTTCAAGGTCTTTCTCCTGATCCCTGTAATAGACGttgccttcttcaaaggGGTGTAGGTGTTAAAATCAGATTCGATAAATATTGCAAGTTCATCGCTACGAATAATCAAAGGATCAGAAGTTATACGGTTAAACCATACCTGGAAATTGGCTGCCGTTTTGATAGCGTCCTCTTCGTTATTTATTCCGTATGAAGTAGAAGGGCTTGGTAACGCGGGAACGAACGTTTCTGGAATTGCCGCATTTAGGTACTTGAAGAGTTTGTAGAATTCGTTGTATGTCTTCTTTAGCTTCTTATGCTTTGGCTTGCGGAAAGTGGGTAAATTGGTGGTGCAATCGAATTTAACAGTTGGATTCTCCTTTTTGTTAGTTAAAGACCCAGCGCGTTCTATGCCAGTCACTTGGACGAATAGGGTGTACTTTGTGTTTTTCCGCTCAGGTAACAGCTCCTCTAGAGCAATAGGATCTTGTTCATCGGATTCGGCAGGAGTCTCCGCTGGTTCCTCTGCAGAGGCCGCTCTTGGTGTTGGATTCCCGTGTTCATGATCATTATCAACTGAGTTTTCTTTATCGCTATTCCACGAAGCGAAGGCATCTTGTCCTGGCTCATGATTCACAATATTGTCTGGTACCTGTGGTAGAGGTGGATGTTCTTCAGGCTCTGCGAATGGATTGTTATCCATATCATCGTAAGGATCATAGGGTACAGAAGAAGCCATGATTACAAGTGAAACAGGTTGTTTAGATCGACGTCAATTGCCACTTGAAAATAAGTTGGGGTTGAGGGATAGGATATTGGAACAGAGACTATTAATCGTACCGTCGCTGAACTATCCTTGTGGACTTTCGATGATAGACATTTCAGAGATCTTATGTCCACATGCTACGTGGGTATACGTATGGAAATGATCCTATTTTCTAATTTTTctatatcaaaaaaaaaaaaaaaaaggaaggGAAAAGAGTGTATAACGACGACTTAAAACGTTACGATATGCAAATCCAGGTATATATTGTGggagaaaaaacaaacaaacaaacaaaacgGTAAACGTTGTATTTATTCAAAT is from Kluyveromyces marxianus DMKU3-1042 DNA, complete genome, chromosome 2 and encodes:
- the VPS17 gene encoding retromer subunit VPS17, which gives rise to MASSVPYDPYDDMDNNPFAEPEEHPPLPQVPDNIVNHEPGQDAFASWNSDKENSVDNDHEHGNPTPRAASAEEPAETPAESDEQDPIALEELLPERKNTKYTLFVQVTGIERAGSLTNKKENPTVKFDCTTNLPTFRKPKHKKLKKTYNEFYKLFKYLNAAIPETFVPALPSPSTSYGINNEEDAIKTAANFQVWFNRITSDPLIIRSDELAIFIESDFNTYTPLKKATSITGIRRKTLKQLTPPYDENLTLAEFRPLIKSLYLSTQDIKAKLLKMSTIRRQLSQEVNQFGQAFQPLSIDSSDLYHKFGRVITAIGDVDSIVANLDMATLYDPLEGIERDSYIIKEALTNRHFIMRELLQAQQLSKQRQENARKLRAKRDINPLKVDDSIRQLKEATKNEHELTLKLKRITANMLIERQRWLTYFEEALSQAIREFVLRKIEYDRKKLSLLERIRITVRTADGKGGLSRLGRSSLLTISTLSSSQSNSGDSWTGDKTRTPHLVGSVVTTEFDNVALPKSQNPNQSSLPQGGAQTSRRSTFSESAGILARQAATLLGDGTF